The genomic interval GCGCGCGTGTCAATGCCCTGGATGCTGACAACGCCGTACTGCTGCATGAACGCTTCGAGGGACTGCTGCGCGCGGTGGTTGGAGTACTCGCCGCTGAACTCCCGGGAGATGAAGCCGCGCACGTAGGGCTTGTTGCTTTCCATGTCGTAGATCGCCACGCCGTAGTTCCCGACGTGCGGGTACGTGATGGTCACAATCTGCCCGTTGTACGAGGGATCGGTCATGATCTCCTGGTACCCGGTCATGGAGGTGTTGAACACCACCTCGCCTACTGTCTCCCCGCGGTGCCCGAAGGCGTACCCGCGGTACACGGTGCCGTCTTCCAGGGCCAGAATGGCCCGCTCTTTCCTGATCATGTTTCCTCCCCATTCGCGCCTCGCTGGACGCGTTTCATGGCTCAGCGGCGCGGCGCCCGCAGGCCCCCGCATGGGGGCTTACCAGCGGTAACGCACGCTCGCCTTGCCGATAATGACATTCCCCGTCACGGCGCGCTGTGAAGTCGTTCCATCAAAGCGGTTGATGAGGTCGGCTGCGGCGTTCATGGCCGGCGTGAGCAGCTGGCCGAGCCCGTCGTCCTCGGCCAGCTCCTGCGGCAGACTGCCCAGCAGGTCGCGGCCCGTGAGATCAGCCGGGTCCGGCTGGTACGACCAGCCGGCCGCGCCGCTCAGGGTCAGGCCCGCCGCCTGGAACGCCTCACTCTGGGCCAGCGTGGGGCCGTCGGCCAGCGCGGCGTCAAGCGCGTCCTGGCTGAACGCCGTGAGCAGGTACTCGCCCCGGAAGGCGTACACCAGCTTCAGGCTGCCGAGCGCGGCGTTCAGGTCGCGCCCGGCCTGCATGCCGGCGCCCAGGCCCATCAGGCCCGCCGCCCCTAGGCCGGTCATCCGGTCATCAGCCCCGAAGTCCTTGATGCCGCCCTGCAGCGCCTCGTTCAGGGTCCCGCGCAGGCCCTGCAGGGCGTCGTTCACGCTGCGGGCGTACCCCGGGAGGTGCGCTTCGGCGGCGGCGCGGTCCGTCACGCGCTGGTAACTGACCGCGTGGCGCAGCGAGGCCAGGGGATCCTGGTCCTTCAGGCCGGCCGTCATGCCGCCGGCCAGGGTGACCTGCGCGCACTCGTGGCCCAGGTACTGCCCGGCGCGCGTGAGGTGGTCCGCCAGCTGGCTGTCGGTCAGGAAACCGAAGGGTTCGAGCAGGTCCACGCGGGTCAGCCAGCGGCCCAGGTACGCGCCGGAATCCGGGTGGCACGCTGTGGCCTGCACGGCTTCCACACCAGCCGGGATGACGCTCTGCACCGCGAAGTCGGTGGTGTCCAGCAGGAGGCGCGCCAGGGGCTTGTCCCGGCCGGCTTCGTTCACCACGTGCGCGCTGCTGGTCGTCCAGCCGCTTGCCGTGGTGGTCACGCCGCCCGCGAACTGGCCCAGGGTGTCCAGGGCGTCCACGAGCGGGGAGAGCAGCCGGGGCAACGCCACCTGCGTGAGCTGCGAGCGGATCACCTTCGCGGCGGCGCTGAAGTTCGCGTACACGCTGAGTTCCTGCGCCCCGGCCGCGCGGCGGGCCGCTGCGTACGGCGCGGACGTCGCCAGGGTCGGCGCGGCCTTTCCGCTGAGGCGGCCCAGGTAGCTCATGAGCAGCGCCTTGTCACTCGACAGGTACACCAGGCCGTTCGAGGCGCCCACGAACAGGTCATCCGCCCGGGAGAAGGTGTAACGGCCCACCCGCGCGCCGGGGGTTTCGGGCAGCAGTTCACCCAGCATCTCGTCCGTCAGGGTGCCTGAGCGGGTCACGGCCAGCAGCGCCGGCTGGAACGCGCCTTTCCGGCCCTGCACGCTGAAGACGCCCGCGATCCCTTCGCGGCCCAGCGAGTCGGCCAGCACGGCCTGGGCCACACCCATCATGGCCCCGGCGTCCTCGTCCTCGTCGCTCCTGCCGACCTGCGCGGCGTCCAGAACGCGCTGCAGCACGCCGCTGAAGCGCTTGAGGGCCGGCGCGGCGTTCCGGGTTTCGAGCGTCAGCAGCGCCCCGGCGGGCAGGCCGTCCGCCAGAGGGCGCACGGCCTGCGCCTGGGCAGAGGCAGCGGCCAGGAGAGCGGTGAGGGACAGGGCAGGAAGAAATCGAGTCACGCCCCGCACCTTAACGGCGGGCGCCGGCGGGCGCTGCCGCAGGTGCGGCGCGGCGGTCACGTCAGCTCCCGGTACATGGCAATCTCGTTGCAGTTCTCGAAGAACGCGCAGCGCTGGCATTCACTCCAGACTTTCGGATGCAGGTTCGTCTTCTCGATGCGGTGAAACCCGCATTTCTCGAAGAAACCCTGCTGGTACGTCCAGGCAAACAGGGCGGGCAGCGCGATCTCACGCGCTTCGGCCTCGCAGGCCGCGACCAGCTGCCGGCCCAGCCCGCGGCCCTGCATGTTCGGGTGGATCGCCAGGCCGCGCACCTCCGCCAGATCCGGAGCGAGCATGTGCAGGCCGCACACGCCCGCCAGGCCGCCGGGGCGGCCGTCGTGCGGTTCTGCCAGCATCAGCTGAAAGTCCCGGATGGTTTCGGCCAGCAGCGCCCGGGAGCGCACCAGCATCAGCCCGCGCGCGGCCCAGTAGCCGATCAGTTCGTGAATCGCCTCGATGTCCGAGAGGCGTGCCTTGCGGCTCACCAGCGGCGCGTCCGGGTGAATGTCCGGAACGGCGATGGACTCCAGGGAGAGCGTCACGCCCGGCCCTCCCGGCGCGCGGCGGGGCTCAGCTCAGCGGCCGCATCCAGGTGGTGCCGCCGGGCCGCTCGCCACGCGCGCGGTACGCCTGCACCTGCGGCGCGTCGGGCACTTCGCCCATCACGAGGGCCAGCGGCACCTGCTGAAACCCGAAGCTGCCCCAGTCGCCGCCCTTGCTGAACATGTAGATCGCGCGGTCCCCACGGCCCTGCGCGTACTCCACGGCGCTCATCACGAGGCGCCGGCCCAGGCCACCGCCACGCGCCTGCGGCATCACGGCCGCGCCGCGCAGCAGCGAGGCGCCCTCGCCGTGCTCCAGGCCGATCGCGCCGACCGGCTGCCCGCCGCGTTCCATCACCCAGTAGGTGGTGCCCTCGGCGAGGGCCGCTTCGGTGTCCAGGCCGGCCTCGCGGAAGACGCGGGTTACGGTGTCCTTGTCGTTGGGGGTCGCCATGCGAATCTGAACGCTGGAATCGGTCATGCGGTACTCCTTCAGGAATGAAAGCAAGCTCGGCGGTCACGGGGACCACGGGTGCACACGGGTTTTGCGTGGCGACAGCATAGCGCACGCCCGCGTGGAAGCACTGCCAGTCCTGTGTCACCCGGCCGCGGCCTCCCCCTGACCTTCCGGCTGCAGTTCCAGGCGCCACACCAGCTCCTCCTGAATCCAGCCTCTGCTCACGCCGCTTTTCACCTGCGGCGCCTCCGGCAGGGCCGACTCGACCGCCTGCGGGCTTGACGGCGTGAACCCGAAGCGCGTCCAGTAATCTCCGGCTTCGCTGCTGAACAGGTACACGGTGTGATCGCCGCGCAGGGTGGCGTGCGTCAGCGCCGACGTGACGAGCGCCCGCCCCAGGCCCTGCGAGCGCGCCTCGGGCACCACGGCGGTCGAGCGGATCAGGCTCACGTCCTGCCCGTGCTCCAGCCCGATGCAGCCGCCGGGCACGCCGTCGAGTTCAGCAATCCAGTAGGTGTGGCCGTCCAGAGCGACGCTCGCGGTGTGCAGCCCGCAGCGCTGGAGCAGGTCGAGGATGACCGGCAGGTCCGCCGGAGCGGCCTGACGGAGTTTCACGTGCATGTCGGTCAGGGTCATGGGGTTCCTCCAGGGAATGAGACGCGGAGCGCAGCGTGCGGGCAGTACGTCACGGCGCCAGGCCCTGCCGGGCCGCGCGGATGGCTTCCCGCACGCGTTCGGGGGCGGTGCCGCCGAAACTCGCGCGGCCCTTCACGCTTTCTTCCACCGTGAGTCCGGCGGCCACCTCGGCACACAGCAGGGGGTGCGCGGCGCGGAGTTCCTCGTCCGTCAGGTCCCACAGCTGCCGGCCTGAGCGGCTCGCCACACCAACCAGGCCGCCGACCACCTCGTGCGCCTCGCGGAAGGGCACGCCTGCGCGCGCCAGAAAGTCGGCGACGTCCGTTGCGGTGCTGTAGCCGCGGGCCGCGGCGGCGCGCGTCACGTCGGCATGCCAGGTGGTTCTGGGCATCATCTCCGCGTACAGGCGCAGCACGATGCTGAGCGTGTCGTACGAGTCGAACACGCCTTCTTTGTCCTCCTGAAGGTCCTTGTTGTACGCCAGCGGCGTGCCCTTGACGACCGTGAGCAGACCCATCAGGTTCCCGAAGACGCGTCCGGCCTTGCCGCGCGCCAGCTCGGACACGTCCGGGTTCTTCTTCTGCGGCATGATCGAACTGCCGGTCGTGTGACTGTCCGGCAGGGTCAGGAACCCGAACTCGAAGGTGGAGTACAGAATCAGTTCCTCACTCAGCCGCGACAGGTGCGCCC from Deinococcus taeanensis carries:
- a CDS encoding N-acetyltransferase, whose amino-acid sequence is MTLSLESIAVPDIHPDAPLVSRKARLSDIEAIHELIGYWAARGLMLVRSRALLAETIRDFQLMLAEPHDGRPGGLAGVCGLHMLAPDLAEVRGLAIHPNMQGRGLGRQLVAACEAEAREIALPALFAWTYQQGFFEKCGFHRIEKTNLHPKVWSECQRCAFFENCNEIAMYRELT
- a CDS encoding GNAT family N-acetyltransferase produces the protein MTDSSVQIRMATPNDKDTVTRVFREAGLDTEAALAEGTTYWVMERGGQPVGAIGLEHGEGASLLRGAAVMPQARGGGLGRRLVMSAVEYAQGRGDRAIYMFSKGGDWGSFGFQQVPLALVMGEVPDAPQVQAYRARGERPGGTTWMRPLS
- a CDS encoding GNAT family N-acetyltransferase — protein: MTLTDMHVKLRQAAPADLPVILDLLQRCGLHTASVALDGHTYWIAELDGVPGGCIGLEHGQDVSLIRSTAVVPEARSQGLGRALVTSALTHATLRGDHTVYLFSSEAGDYWTRFGFTPSSPQAVESALPEAPQVKSGVSRGWIQEELVWRLELQPEGQGEAAAG